A stretch of DNA from Microbacterium sp. LWS13-1.2:
TCTTGACGGCATCCACGTCCTCCAGCTCGCCGCTCTTGGACGTGATGAGGCCGAGCACGACCGTCTTGTCGCCCTCGGGCAGGAAGCGCAGCGGCTCGAAGCCGCCGGCACGCTCGCTGTCGTACTCGAGGAAGTAGCCGTCGTACGCGGTGTTGCCCAGCAGCTGCTCGGCGACCGGCTCGTACCCGCCCGAAGAGATCCAGGTGGAGCGGAAGTTGCCGCGGCAGACGTGCGTCGTGACGACGAGGTCGTCGGGCTTGCCGTCGAGGATGCGGTTGAGGATGCCGGCGTACCGCTCGGCGATGCCGTCGGTGTGGATGCCGCGCTCGCGGGCCTTCTCGAGCTCGACGTCGGAGCACAGGTACGCCCAGGCGGTGTCGTCGAACTGGAGGTAGCGGGCGCCCGCGTCGTAGAACGCGGCGACGGCGTCGCGGTAGGCCTGGACGAGGTCGTCGACGATGTCGTCGCGGCCGTCGTAACCCGAACCGGCGAGATGCCCCGGCTCGAGGCGGAAGTCGAGCACGGTCGGGGCCGGGATGCTGAACTTCGGCACCGCGCCGGTAGTGCGCTCGAGCAGGCTCTTGAGCGAGCGGAAGTGGTCGAGGAACGAG
This window harbors:
- a CDS encoding 5-methyltetrahydropteroyltriglutamate--homocysteine S-methyltransferase, with the protein product MSTPPFRADIVGSFLRPAELAEARRRFASGQIDADALRIAEETAIAELVVREADAGLKLATDGEFRRSWWHFDFFGLLDGVEIVELDHGIQFQGVQTKPRGIEVTGKIGFSDTHSFLDHFRSLKSLLERTTGAVPKFSIPAPTVLDFRLEPGHLAGSGYDGRDDIVDDLVQAYRDAVAAFYDAGARYLQFDDTAWAYLCSDVELEKARERGIHTDGIAERYAGILNRILDGKPDDLVVTTHVCRGNFRSTWISSGGYEPVAEQLLGNTAYDGYFLEYDSERAGGFEPLRFLPEGDKTVVLGLITSKSGELEDVDAVKKRIDEASAFAPLEQLALSPQCGFASTEEGNVLTEDEQWAKVREVVDIAADVWR